Part of the Desulfolutivibrio sulfoxidireducens genome is shown below.
TATCCTTGTGCCGCGAGACCGTGACGAACGACTCGGCCGGACTGTATTTCACGGAATTTTCCAGAAGGTTGCGAAAGACCTGGGCCAACTGGCCGAAATCGGCCAGAACCGGCACGCCCTCCTCGGGCAACCGACTCTTGATGGCGATCCGCTTCTGCGCGGCCATGGCCTCGCATTCCCTGCGAGCCAGCACAAAGGCCTGGAGGGCGTCGGCCCGGGGCGGGGCCGCCGGCATGGGGCTGTCCTCGATGCGCGCCAGGCACAGCATGTCCTCGATCATCTTGGACATGTGGTTGGCGTTTTTGAGGATGACCTCCAGGAAACGGACGCGGTCCGGAGAAAGCCCCCCTTTGTCCTGCAACAGCGTCTCGGCGTAGCCCTTGACCGAGGTCAGGGGGGTGCGCAACTCGTGGGTGACGTTGGCCGCGAAATCCTTGCGGGCCCGGTCCAGGCGCTTGAAGTCGCTGAGGTCGTGGAAAACGGCCACGGCCCCGAGCTCCCCGCCGGCCCGGTGCAGGCCCACCACGCTCACGTCGTAGAACCGGTCCGGCCCGATCTCGATCTCAAGGCGGACCATGGCCGGTCCGGCCCCGCCCTCCCCGGAAAGCACGGCATCGCAGGCCGACTGAAACCTCGGGCAGGGCACCACCTCGATGGGCCGACGGCCGACGCGCTCCCCGTTTCCGGGAAACACCTGGGCGAAGGCGTTGTTCACCGACCGGATATTACCCTCGGCGTCGAGCACCATCACCCCTTCCTTCATGCCGTTTAAAATAGCCTCGAGCTGGCTTTTCTGGGCCGTGATGGTCCGGATGTGCTCCTCGATGCCCCGGGCCATCTCGTTGACGGACGCGGCCAGGGCCTCGAATTCCCCCCCCCGGGGCACGAGCAGGCGCTTGGCGTAGTCCCCCCGCCCGATGGCCTCGGCCACCCGGATGGTCTCCCGGATGGACCGGGCCGCCCGGCGGCTCAGGAGGTACCCCGCCGTCCCGGCCGCGGCCAGGGCCAAGACCAGGGCCACCGGGGCCTGGGCCATGGGCCGGTCCGGGAAAAAGACCAGCGGCAGGGCCAGGGCCAGGGCGGCCACGGCCGCGAAGGAAAAAAAAAGCCTCATGCCCAAGGACACGCGCGCCCCCTGGTCCTATTCCTTGAAACGGTAGCCCACGCCGCGCACCGTCTCGATCATCCCGGCGTAGGCGCCGAGTTTCTGCCTGAGCCGCCGGACATGGGTATCCACCGTGCGGGCGTAGCCCTCGAATTCATAGCCCCACACCGTGTTGAGCAACTGGTCCCGGGTCTGCACCCGGCCCTGGCCCCGAAACAGTTCCGCCAGAAGCTTGAACTCCGTGGCCGTCAGCATGATTTCCGCGCCGTCGATCTCGGCCCGATGGGCGGCCAGGTCCACGCAAAGCCCCCCCTGGCGCAGCACCGGCTTCTCCCGGACCTCTGGGCCCGCCCGCTTGAGCACGGCCCGCACCCGAAGCATCAGCTCCCGGGGGCTGAAGGGCTTGACCACATAGTCGTCCGCCCCCAGTTCCAGGCCCACGATGCGGTCCACCTCGTCCCCCCGGGCCGTGAGCATGATCACCGGCACCCGGGAGGTCTTGGCGTCGCGCTTGAGCTCCTTGCACACCTCGAAGCCGTCCAGGCCCGGAAGCATAAGGTCCAAAAGGATCAGGTCGGGCGGGGAGCGCCGGGCCTTGCTCAGGGCGTCGAAGCCGTCGCGGCTGGCCACGACCGCAAACCCCGAGCCGCGCAGATTGTAGGACAACAGTTCGAGGATGTCCTCGTCGTCTTCGACAATCAGGATGGTATCGTTGGACATGTTTTCCCGTCCTTGCTTATGAACCCAAAATGTCGAACATCGTTGCGTGACGGGGGAATGGTGCTCGTGTTACGGCTATGTGACATTTCCCGACAAAAAGGACAACGGGCCGTATTTTCCCGCGACAAACGGGCCTTCCCGGGCCGGCCGGCCGTTTGTCACACGGCCGTCACGGATCGTATCGGGTCGCCAGGGCGTCATCGGCCCGGGTCAAGACCGCTGCTCGCCCGCCCGACCGGAACCGTCATGATTTGACGCCTCACTCCAAAGACCATAAAAGAATCGGTATGGAACTCCCGCGATCTGGCGAAGCGGCCATTTCCTCCCTTGCGGCGACGCGGCCCGGCGGTTCAGGCCCGATGGCCCGCCCGACCGTCGGCGATCCGCCCAATTTTGGCCGTCCGAACCGGTTCGGACGGGACGGCGCGACCCGACCGGTCATGGCCGCCCTTCTGGCCGCCTGTCTGGCCTTGGTCGGCCTTGTCCCCGGGGCCCGGGCCTCGGAGGAGATCCGGCTGGGCATGTCCGCCGGATTCCACGGTCCCACCCGGGGACTGGCCGTGGAACTCTACCGGGGGGCCATGGCCTACTTCGAGCACGTCAATGCCCAGGGCGGCGTCGGGGGAAAAAAGGTGGTCCTTCTCGCCGTAAACGACGACTACGACCCCCTGCCGGCCATCGAAAACACCATCCAGTTGGTGGCACAGGACGTCCTGTGCCTGTTTTCCTACCTGGGCACCCCCACCGTCACCCGGGTCCTGCCCCTGCTCAAAAGCTACCACACCAAGGACATCTTCCTGTTTTTCCCCTTCACCGGGGCCCAGCCCCAGCGCGAGCCGCCCTACGACCGGTTCGTCTTCAATCTGCGCGCCTCCTACCGGGCCGAGGTCAAGGCCCTGGTGGACGCCCTGGTCAGGGTGGGGCACACCCGGGTGGCCGTGTTCTACCAGGCCGACGCCTACGGCCGCAGCGGCTGGGACGGGGCGCGCCTGGCCCTGGCCGCCCATGACCTGGAGATCGTGGCCGAGGCCACCTATCGCCGGGGCACGCCCTTCACGGAAAGCATGCGGCCCCAGGTGGCCGAACTGCAAAAAGGCGGCCCCGACGCCGTGATCTCCGTGGGCGCCTATCCGGCCTGCGCCGCGTTCATCCGCGACGCCAGGGCCGCCGGGCTCGACGTGCCCATCGCCAACGTCTCCTTCGTGGGCAGCGAGCTGCTCTTGCGCGTGCTCCTCGAAGAGGGCCCGGCCACCGGACGCGACCTGACCCGGGGCATCATCAACTCCCAGGTGGCCCCAAGCTACGAGGACGTCTCCCTGCCCGCCGTGCGCCAATACCGCCGGCTCATGGATTCCTACGGCGACAAGCTGCCCCTGGACCTGGTGCGGGGAGAATACCGGCCCTTCCGCTTCAGCCAGGTGGGGCTCGAGGGGTTTCTCAACGCCAAGGTCATGGTGGAGGTCCTGCGGCGCATGGAAAACCCCCTGGACCGCCGCCAGCTCAAGGCCGCCGCCGAGGGCATCCATGACCTGGACATCGGCATCGGCGAACCGGTATCCTTTGGCCCGGACAACCACGAAGGTTTGAACCGGGTTTTTCTGACCGTGGTCAAGAACGATCAGTTCGTCCCCCTGCGGGACATGTCGGTGTTCGCCAAATGAACATGTCCCGGCTCTTCCGCAAGACCCTAGTGGCCATCGTGGTCATCTTCGGGCTGGTGGCCAACGCCACGGCCCTTTTGTCGGCATGGATCCTCTATACGGACCTGACCGAGGAATACGTGACCAAGGGCCGGGCCATCGCCGGCAGCATCGCCGAGGCCAGCGCGGAGCTTCTGCTCAACCGCGACGCCTCCACGGTCCAGGCCATGATCGACAAGTTTTTGGAAATCGAGGGTGTGGGCTACGTCTATGTGGCCGACGGCGAAGGCCGGATACTTTCCCACACCTTCGTGCCGGGCATCCCGGAGCAGGCCCGGCGCGACGTCGCGGACGCCCGGGGACTTACGGTCAAGGACCTGGACCTGCCGGGCATCGGCAGCTTCATCCAGGTGACCGCGCCCATCCTGGCCGGGGTGGCCGGGGTGGTGTCCGTGGGCATGGACAAGGATATCATCCACGCCAAGATCCGCAGGGCCGTGGTGCAGCAGGAACTGCTCATGCTTTTCATGCTGGCCGTGTCCGTGGCCGTGTTTTTCATCCTCATCAAGGGCGTCTCAAGGCCTCTGATGGAACTCTCCGAATACGCCAAACGGCTTCGCGCCCACGACTTCTCGGCCAGGATCGCGGTCACCTCCGAAGACGAGGTGGGACTTCTGGCCTCCACCATGAACTCCATGGCCGACGAGCTTTCCGAACTGGTGTCCGGCCTGGAGCGCTCCGTGGCCTCCTCCACACGGGAACTTCAAGGCGCCCTGGCCTACATGCGGGCCGTCATGGACAACATGGCCGACGGCCTCCTGGTCACGGACACCTCCGGCCGCATCACCCACTTCAACCCCCCCCTGGTCCACATGTTCGGCCTGGAGGGCGCGGACATCACGGGCAAGGACACCCGGCAGCTTTTCTCCGGGGCCATGGCCGGCCTGCCCGGCGCGGCCATGGCCGACGCGTCCGAGATCCTTTCGGCCGAGGTCCGTTTAAGCGGCGGACGGGTGGGCAAGGCCGCGGCCTCGGCCATCCACGCCAGGGTCGAGGGGACAAACGGCCCGGACAAGAACGCCGCCTGTCTGGGCACGGTCATCCTGGTGCGCGACATCACCTCCGAAAAGGAGGTGGACCGGATGAAGACGGAGTTCATCTCCACCGTGTCCCACGAACTGCGCACTCCCCTGACCTCGGTGCTCGGTTTCGCCAAGATCATCCGCAAAAAATTCCAGGAGGACATCGAGCCCCGCCTGGACGCCACGGACAAAAAGGCCCTGCGGGCCGCCGGCCAGATCGGCGACAACATCGGGATCATCGTCTCCGAGGGCATACGGCTCACGGAACTGGTCAACGACGTCTTGGACATCGCCAAGATGGAGTCGGGCAAGATCGAGTGGGATCTGCGGCCGGTGACCATCGCCGCGGTTGTCGCCCGAAGCGTCTCCTCCACGAGCGCGCTCGTCGAACAAAAAGGCCTGACCCTGACCGTGGACGTAAGCCCCGGCGTGCCGCGTTTTCTCGGCGACCAGGACCGGCTCATCCAGGTCATGCTCAACCTCATCTCCAACGCCGTGAAATTCACCGCCTCCGGCGGCATCACCATCCGGGCGTTCATCGAGGGCGAGATGATCCGGGTCGGGGTCATCGACACCGGGCCGGGCATCGCCCCCAAGGACCAGGAGATCATCTTCGAAAAATTCAAGCAGGCCGGGGACACGCTTACGGAAAAACCCAAAGGCACCGGCCTTGGCCTGCCCATCTGCCGCCAGATCGTGGACCGCCATGGCGGACGCATCTGGGTGGAAAGCACCCCCGGGCAGGGCAGCGCCTTCTGGTTCACCCTGCCCCTCCGGGGCGCGGCCCTTACGGCCGAAGAATATCCCGTGCCGGAACCGGCCTACCGGGACCGTCTCCAGCCCCTGCCCGCCGGCGAGGCCCAGGGCACCATCCTGGTGGTGGACGACGAGCCGCCGGTCAGGCTGTACCTCGAACAGCTCCTGGCCGACGAGGGCTTCCGGGTCCTGGCCGCCGCCGACGGCCCCCAGGCCATCGACATGGCCATGACCCACCATCCGGACCTGATCACCATGGATCTCATGATGCCCGGCATGGACGGCGCGACCACCATCCGCCGCCTGCGCGCCGAACCCGCCACCAAGGACATCCCGGTGGTGGTCATCTCCGCCCTGCCCGCCCGGGAATGCGAACAGGCCGGCGGCGACGCCTCCATGATCAAGCCCGTGGACGAGGCCGCCCTGCTGGAGACCATCATCAGCCTCCTGCGCGGGGCCGGCAAGGACACCCGGCCGTGCATGGTGCTCAAACGCAACGGCGAGGAGAGCACGCACTCGCTGCTCATGATCTGCCCGGGCAAGGTCCAGCACACCACCCGGGAGGAGTTGTGGCGGCGCCTGGACGAGGGATTC
Proteins encoded:
- a CDS encoding HAMP domain-containing sensor histidine kinase codes for the protein MSLGMRLFFSFAAVAALALALPLVFFPDRPMAQAPVALVLALAAAGTAGYLLSRRAARSIRETIRVAEAIGRGDYAKRLLVPRGGEFEALAASVNEMARGIEEHIRTITAQKSQLEAILNGMKEGVMVLDAEGNIRSVNNAFAQVFPGNGERVGRRPIEVVPCPRFQSACDAVLSGEGGAGPAMVRLEIEIGPDRFYDVSVVGLHRAGGELGAVAVFHDLSDFKRLDRARKDFAANVTHELRTPLTSVKGYAETLLQDKGGLSPDRVRFLEVILKNANHMSKMIEDMLCLARIEDSPMPAAPPRADALQAFVLARRECEAMAAQKRIAIKSRLPEEGVPVLADFGQLAQVFRNLLENSVKYSPAESFVTVSRHKDNGTVTFAVQDNGPGVPHEDRQRVFERFYRVERHRAKTAGGTGLGLAIAKHIVERHGGRIWVERARGEMSGAAFFFTLATPPSGESPAGEAREEARG
- a CDS encoding response regulator; translation: MSNDTILIVEDDEDILELLSYNLRGSGFAVVASRDGFDALSKARRSPPDLILLDLMLPGLDGFEVCKELKRDAKTSRVPVIMLTARGDEVDRIVGLELGADDYVVKPFSPRELMLRVRAVLKRAGPEVREKPVLRQGGLCVDLAAHRAEIDGAEIMLTATEFKLLAELFRGQGRVQTRDQLLNTVWGYEFEGYARTVDTHVRRLRQKLGAYAGMIETVRGVGYRFKE
- a CDS encoding ABC transporter substrate-binding protein, which codes for MAALLAACLALVGLVPGARASEEIRLGMSAGFHGPTRGLAVELYRGAMAYFEHVNAQGGVGGKKVVLLAVNDDYDPLPAIENTIQLVAQDVLCLFSYLGTPTVTRVLPLLKSYHTKDIFLFFPFTGAQPQREPPYDRFVFNLRASYRAEVKALVDALVRVGHTRVAVFYQADAYGRSGWDGARLALAAHDLEIVAEATYRRGTPFTESMRPQVAELQKGGPDAVISVGAYPACAAFIRDARAAGLDVPIANVSFVGSELLLRVLLEEGPATGRDLTRGIINSQVAPSYEDVSLPAVRQYRRLMDSYGDKLPLDLVRGEYRPFRFSQVGLEGFLNAKVMVEVLRRMENPLDRRQLKAAAEGIHDLDIGIGEPVSFGPDNHEGLNRVFLTVVKNDQFVPLRDMSVFAK
- a CDS encoding ATP-binding protein; amino-acid sequence: MNMSRLFRKTLVAIVVIFGLVANATALLSAWILYTDLTEEYVTKGRAIAGSIAEASAELLLNRDASTVQAMIDKFLEIEGVGYVYVADGEGRILSHTFVPGIPEQARRDVADARGLTVKDLDLPGIGSFIQVTAPILAGVAGVVSVGMDKDIIHAKIRRAVVQQELLMLFMLAVSVAVFFILIKGVSRPLMELSEYAKRLRAHDFSARIAVTSEDEVGLLASTMNSMADELSELVSGLERSVASSTRELQGALAYMRAVMDNMADGLLVTDTSGRITHFNPPLVHMFGLEGADITGKDTRQLFSGAMAGLPGAAMADASEILSAEVRLSGGRVGKAAASAIHARVEGTNGPDKNAACLGTVILVRDITSEKEVDRMKTEFISTVSHELRTPLTSVLGFAKIIRKKFQEDIEPRLDATDKKALRAAGQIGDNIGIIVSEGIRLTELVNDVLDIAKMESGKIEWDLRPVTIAAVVARSVSSTSALVEQKGLTLTVDVSPGVPRFLGDQDRLIQVMLNLISNAVKFTASGGITIRAFIEGEMIRVGVIDTGPGIAPKDQEIIFEKFKQAGDTLTEKPKGTGLGLPICRQIVDRHGGRIWVESTPGQGSAFWFTLPLRGAALTAEEYPVPEPAYRDRLQPLPAGEAQGTILVVDDEPPVRLYLEQLLADEGFRVLAAADGPQAIDMAMTHHPDLITMDLMMPGMDGATTIRRLRAEPATKDIPVVVISALPARECEQAGGDASMIKPVDEAALLETIISLLRGAGKDTRPCMVLKRNGEESTHSLLMICPGKVQHTTREELWRRLDEGFTGTVFVPGSISHEMDLARLSANPNIHVVIFSE